The region GCAACCGAGGTGAAGTGAAGCTCTATGTTGTTATCCTCGCAATACTCTTTAAATTCTGTATTATCAAATTATCGCCCATTATCCGTGACAAGGATGCGTGGGATTCCAAATCCGCATATCATATTTTCCCAAAAAAATTGGGCAATTTGCTTGGCGGTTATCTTGATTAGTTCCTTAGCCTCAATCCTCATTGTGAAGTAGTCTATGACTACCACAATGAACTTCCTCTGTCCCGATGCTACATGGAAtggtccaagtatatccattccccacatagcaaaaagGATGGGTGTGTTGATAGATATAAGCCTCTATGGGGGCTATCTTACTATTGGGGAGTGCCTCTGGCACCTGTCACATTTCTTTATATAAGCCTTTGCATCGGCTTGCATAGTCGGCAAGTAGAATCCCAatcgagttatcttatgagcgaGGGACCTgtcccccaagtgttgtccaaaAATCCATTCATGGGATTTTTTAAGCGCCTCCTCTAATTCAAGAGGTCTCAAGCACTTCAGGTATGGAATAACAGAGGACCTTTTATAGAGAAGGCCTTTAATCAACGAATATCTCAATGCTCTCATCGACAGCTTGTGTGCCTCCTGGGCATCGTTGGGGAGCCACCCAGTCTCAAGGTGGGTTTTGATCGGATCTATCCAACAACTTGCCATACCAACCGGTGCTATCAGATTTATGACATGTATAGTGGGGGTTTTCAGGACCTGGAAGTAGATATTTCTTGGATAGTTCTCGATTTCGAACGAGGCGAACTGGGATAGGGCATCAGCCGTAGTGTTCTTCTCTCTCAGAACATGTTCTGCGTATCATTCATCAAACTGAGTCAATATTCCTTTCACGACTCTCAGGTATTTGGCCATAGTATCATCTTTGATCTCAAACTCTCTATTGACTTGAGTAACTATAAGTCTTGAGTCTTCACAGACCTTCAGGTTTTTGGCCCTCTTCggctctagccaagcctaagACGGCTATCAATGCTTCGTATTCTGCTTCGTTGTTTGTAGTTGGGAGgtccaacttcaaagcatactcaatcatGAACCCACCAgggctttgcaagactaggcctgcaccactagattttattttggacgctccgtcaaaatggagaacccaatacCCTTTCAAGGCCATTTCTTTACCCTTCTTTTTCTCTCCTCCTTCTGGGGTTACTATCTCTttcccccgacttcttggtcaTTAATGGTGCATTCGACCATGAAGTATGCTAAGGCCTGAGCCTTGATAGTCATTCGAGGCTTGTAattgatatcaaattctcctaattcAATTACccacttgatgagccttccaCTGGCCTTCGGGCTATGAAGAATGTTCCTCAAGGGTTGGTCTGTCAGGACTTCGCtcttgtgagcctggaagtatggtctcaactttctcgaTACTGTGATGAGGGCGAGTGCAAACTTCTCTGTGGTGGAGTAATTCAAATCTTCTCCGTGGAGCACtttgcttacatagtatacagGCTTCTGGAGTTTCTGTTCTTCCTTTATGAGGACTGCACTCATGGCTTATTCAGATACCGCTAGCTACAGATAAAGGGTGTCCTCCAGActtggtttggccaacaacggggctttaGTCATGTATTTCTTTAGTtgttcaaaggcctcttggctctcaTCTGTCCATTCAAAATTCTTCACCTTCTGAAGGATTCTGAAAAGGGGCAGACATTTGTCTCTAGACTTAgagatgaacctccctagagcTGCAATTCTTCCTATCAGCTTCTGAACGTCCTTGATGGAgcgtggtggctccatgtccaggatggCTTTGACCTTGTTGGGGTTGGCCTCTATTCCACTCTTAGAGACCATGTGacaaaaattttccagacccaacaccaaaagcacacttactggggtttaacatcatcttgtggtgccttAGCATTTCAAATGCCTCTTCGAGGTGACTAATATGATCGACCTTACTtaggcttttgactaacatgtcgtCAACATAGACCTCAATGGTCTTCCCAATTAGATGGGCAaatatcttatttaccaacctttggtaagtagcttttgcattcttaagtccaaaagccataacaagatgACAAAACacaccaaagtcagttatgaaagataccATGTGGGTCTCATCCTTGTACATTTTAATCCGATTGCAACCGATGAAGCCATCCATAAAACTTAACATCTCGTGCCCAGCGGTGGCatcgatcagggtatcaatccttggtaggggTAGCAGTCCTTAGGACAAGCATCATTCAAGTCAGTGAAGTGgatgcacatcctccacttcccattggcCTTCTTGACCACTACGGGTTGGCCAACCACTCATGAAATTGCACGTCCTCTATGAATCCAGCTTCTAGGAGATTCTCAACCTCCTTTTTAATGACTTCCAACCTATCAGGGGCATaagttcttttcctcttcttCACAGCCTTCCGAGTTGGGTCGACGTTCAGCTTATGAGTTATGAGGTTCAGATCAATCCCATGTATATCAGCTGTTgtccaagcaaacacatcactgTTCTTTTATAGAAAAGTGGTCAATTGGCCCTTCAATGGCTTGCCTAATGATGCTCCAATATACGTGACCTTTTCCGGGTCTAAGGAGTCTAGGAGAATCGGGACTAAGTCCTCTGCCGGCTTTTCTCGAAGTTCTTCATTCTCACGGACATCCATGTCTTTTATGGGGAGTACCTGCCCTCTAGTTCCATTAGGACTAAGTGCTGCAACATAGCAACTACAGACCATTTTCTGATCTCCTTTTGCCTCTCCAACACTGTTCCAAGTTGGGAACTTCAGTACCATGTGGTAGGTTGAAGGCACGGCCTTAAACGCATGGATCCTTGTTCTACTCATGATGGCATTGTGAGTAGAGGCTGCCTTAACAACCTGAAAGGTAAACATTTGCGTGGCCTCCCTAGACTCTTCCCCGATAGTTACGGAAAGTTGTATTGCTCTTTCGACTTTGCATTCCACGTGGTAAACCCGTAGATGGGTGCGTCAGATGgagttagttgagaatcattgtaGCCCATCTTTATAAATGTGTCATGGAAAAAAATATCCACGGAAGCTCCATTGTCCAATAGGACCCTCATAACAGGATAATTTCCAATTAACGGAGTGATAACCAGAGGATCATcctgaggaaatttcaaaccttcaaggtctggGTCACCAAATTCAAGCGTCATCTCTGACTTCAACGCTTAGACGGTTCTCTAACCATGCTCATCACCTCTCTCGTATAAGGTTTTTGAGAGTTCCTTAGAGTCCCAGCTGCTGTAAGACCTCCTGAGATCGTATTGATTATTGGCCCTCGAGGCTGTGGGTTGCGATCCCTGTCGTTACCCCTTCGATCATCATCTCTTTGGTCATTGTCTCTTTTCTGGCCTCTAGCCTCTCACCTCTGGCGAAACGTCCGAACTTTCCTCTTCGGATCAGATACTCAATTTTATCCTTGAACTATCTACAATCATCagtatcatgaccaacatctttgtggtACCTGCAGTATCGACCCTTGTCTCTTTTGTAGGGGTCTCCTTTTAGTGGCTTCGGCCATTTGAACTCTttgtccttctcaatttccataaggatttggctccttggagctttcaaccttgcatattcagtgaaccttggttgctaattcttcttagaagaggagTCAGAGCTTTTGCCAATTcgaggatacttgtccttggcatcATACTCTTGATCTCTCTTCCGCTTCTTATTTCCAGCGGGTTCATTACTCACAGCTGTCTTCTTCATACTTTTCGGCCCTttcctggagctgcaacatgctttcaggaggGCATTTGGCAAGGGACATCTTAGAGAACTCGTTCCTAGTCCATTGATATAGGGCCATCATAGCTCCTTATCGTCAAGATCAGGGACCTTCAAAGCCTCCTTCGTGAATCAGTTCAGGCAGTCTCTCTGGGACTCATTTGCTCCTTGGACTATGCCCATGAGAGAAGATGAACTCTTTTTTTGTACTATGCCACTTAAAAATTTCTTGATAAAAGTTTGGCTCAAATCTTTGAAAGATCCTATAGAGATTGGGGGCAGACGgttgtaccatctttgagccatacccaataggatttgaggaaaggcccgtcacttaatagcgtcgttcatgGGCTGTAGCAACAGGGCGTTAGGGAACGTCCTGGCATGATTAGCAGGGTCACCAGGACCACATATGCTTTGATaatgggcatcttgaacttccttgagatacgGGCTTTTATGATCTCTTCTgtgaatggtgggtttggatcatcaggataTCCTAGGGGCATCAAATcacttggatcagctcttggggcAACAACACTTCTTGGTATTGGAATATCGAGGTCTATGATCGGAGGAATATCTCTTTGACTCACAATAATTGAAGGTCTTGGGGTTATGTGCGCCTCCATGTCGCGCTTCAGCCattggatctcagcttcatgagccctgattctctccgGGACATCTTGGGGATTTGTCCCTTAAGTGCTCCTGGGTCGCTGGTTGGTATTAGGCATCGGCTCCTTACTAGCACGCCTCCTCCTTAGAGCGACCTCATCGTCCGATGATTCGGAGTCACTGTTAGAATAGGGTCCAAAAAATTCTCGATCTTCTGGAATAGGAGACAAGCCACGTATGTATTGGGGTGTCTGCCCTTGTGCTTCGCTCCAATTAAAGTTTCCACATTCTCGAACCTCGAggtatagaggcatcccgtaagaggggggttagtggtcatgATCATTGAGTGTTCATACCCCACAGGTTGGgggttcacaggtgcatgtaACAACATATATTGGGGATTCATCCCTAGAGaagccgggggattcgtcccttgtggctgagcctCTGTTGCCCCTACcggggttcctccttgggtggaggcatagGTTGAGTGTGGTGGTACCTCTACCACTGATGCGATTGTTCGCGATGGGACATGACTGTCTGTTCCACTATTGTTTCCACtccgtgtgttcaccatggttgttaTAGTCTTCCCACATACGGCACCAAAGATTGTGGAATAAAAAATTAGAGTGCTTTAGTAATTAATGCTAGGATttgtgagcttcgagctttaatgacTGCTCTCgcgttcgggactatcggtccttgcaagatgcctacgtatctctttgtggtagagaatcaagccaaaaacgtagttctaggttgaggggtagagccctttatatagaggtgagtctagggttagacttgtgttgggagacttaaaggacaagtctccaacttagatggtaattaggagTCCTATAAGGGAAGGAACTCCAGAACCTTTTGTGTAGGACTTTGTGTTCGTTTTGGACACATGTCTCTGCCCTTCGAGCTGTATTGGGCCTAGTCCATGAACAACTTATGTttgtggaccttgacgacctctgcTGGTGGGTCTTGACTACATGGGTCGTCTCGAGTCTGCTATGAGTTTAGACCAAACAGACATGTACTAGACCTTagacaagaagcccaagtgtaattaatATGACATTTAACATAtttttaggatgtattttctatccatatcagtatttttttaaaattggcTTAGTAAATTATAACAAAAAATACTAGGAATATGACGAGGAATTTTGTATAAATATTAAGTATAGAAAAATTTTGTTCATAAAAATTTTAAACTGATTGCCATGACACTTgaaaaaacatcacaaaaccacatttcacaaaTGGACATTCATAAGTGGTCACAAAGTTAGCCTGTATTAAGTTGTATCATTGAAGAAATTAAAGAGTACATATTCAAAAGCTGACTTTCATAAATGGCCAGTTTTATATATGCCGCTTCAAGCCTTACTTCCTCATTCCAAAGTTATCCTATATTAATCAGAAGAAAAAAGATGTAGCAGCAAATATTTGGCAAGTTCTTTTGTTAATTTCACGGATCTTAAAAATATTTTGTCATTATTGTTCATCAATATTAAATTTCAATTCCTCTTTTTTTCTtagatttaattttataattatttctTTAGTATTTTTGCACATATcagaaatatttttttaataaattatttcattattatcaaataaattttatatcgGTGTGTAGCACGAGTAAGGTGCCAGCTAGTTTTAAAAACGTTTATTAATGCGGTACATAGGATTCACAGTTCAGATTTAAACGCTTATATGTAGATAAAACGCGGTATGGAAGATTAAGAACACATCTTGCAGGGTGACTTTTGAGCTATTAAGTCTGTACTTCCAATTTTGTCTCCTAATTCTGAACTTTTTAATGTATATGATATCTTAATGTTATGATCACAACTAGTACAGTAGAAATTTATGTATGTTTTGCAGTCTCTGCATCTCTGGTACTGCAGGTACTTGATTGATTCGAATTCGATAAATTTTTCCAAGTACTTATCATTTCTGATTGATAAATGTTCTTGGTACTTCTATGTGAATGAAGAATATTATTACAGCTCAATAAGCACTTGTTTTGAAGGTGATAAATATTTCATCCAACACAACTTTTCCACATGCATTACCAAGAGGCAATAATTTTGTCAGAATACAATATGATTTATCGAAACAGATGATACATTTGCTCACATTCCAAAACAATGCAAAGATGTTTAATATTAGTATGGCAAGTATGTGCGCATATATTTTTGTGTACACACtcaaataaatttgaatttataatGTAATATTTATAGGTATAAGGTCTTCACTCTCATCAGAGCTGAGCCAGACGGCGGATGTCATACGGATATGAATCCGTTGGCGACTCTGCAGCATACGATCTCCGTCCTATGACGATATTAGCAGCTTCTGTGGGATGGAATGCATCCCAGAAAACATGTTGATCCCTATTAGCACAGGGAGTTTGAAATGGAAGACATGTAATTTGGCCATTGTTTCTGCCTACACCGCAACACCCTGCATTGGTAACGGTAAAACCTGAAAAAAAATTTGTATATTACGTTACTGAAAACGTCTTTTTACAATAACGACATACTGAAAATTGATGTGAATATAAGAGCCGATGGTGCTAATATTTTACCAAAAACTGCGGGACGAGAAATCAGATCCTGGAAAATCCCATAGGCATTGATGTAAGTGAACCTCGAATCAGGCTGATTTTGGTTGAGCTCATCAACCAGTGATATAAGCCCTCTGTTGAAGATTTCATTTGCGACATTTATTCTTTCGACACATGTTGAACCATCTGGGCTGTTTTGTGCTAGTTCACTTGGGCTGCACCCTACCTGTCCTACTCCAATTAGCGCGAATTTTCTTGCTCCATAGTTGTACAATGTCTGCAGTACAAACAACCTCGATCTCAACTTATAGTCATATTAACCGTAAATTGAACTTATGATTTGAACTAAATTATGTACCACTAGCTGCTGCTTGTATTGCTGGAGAAGAACATCTGCATATTGTTGAACATTATATCTGCGGCTAGTGGAGTAAAGTTGTGGCATAAAGTAGTTATTAAGATAATCATTGCTTCCTAATCCGATCGAGTAAATGCACTTGCTTAGATAATCTCCTGCTGAATTTTCATCCCCGAGTAGATTTACCACTTGAGATACGGTGTTTCTGTAATTATTTACCTGTCCACCGAAACTAATCCGTCCACCCTGTAACAAAGAAATTGCTCATGTAGTCATGTTATTTTTTAAAACAACCGAATTTAACGTTGCTGCAAAAATGATCAAGTACCAGTTGCTGCCCAGTTTCTTCTCTGATTCCAGCAGCTGCAGATGCATAATTCACTCCCCTGAGTATGTCTTGGCCCCGTGCCTGTGCATAAGGTCTGATGTAATCGTCGAACCCTAAAAGCTCAGCTATGGTGTACGAAAAAAACTATTAGATTCCTTCTGAGTTATACAGTTAAGAATGTAATTACatgaaaaatgaaaaatcaaaGTACGCATACTGCATGCACCATGATTATGCAGTGGTTGCTGCAAATGTCGAATTTAGGTAAATTCTCAAAAACAGAAGCTTAAAAATTTACAAATGACAAGTGCATACTACAATGGCAACTATATGTTACTCCGTTACTACTGTTTAGTTACTTACCAATGACATCAACCGTAGTTTTACCATTTGAAAACCTTCCGCTAGGTCCAGCAGGAAAATCGATACCATAAGGCAAGTAATTAGCTCTTGCTAATGATGCGATTTGATTATTGTTACCATTGTCGACCAACGAATCTCCGAAAATGAAGTAACAGGGAACTTGAGGCTGAGCCATAGCCCCACTGTGAAAGTTCAGCACAGTTATCATGCACAAACATAACCATTTTTTCATCTCAAAACCCATGTTCACAAATGGATTGTGACAATAGGTAAAGACTACAAGAGTACTCAAAGCCTTTAAGTTGGTATATGTAAGTGTAGATAGTATGTGATATGTGCATGAGACTTGAAGCTTGGACATGACTATATATATAGTTAGGAATGAAAATAATATGTGTAAATAATTATTTTACAGTTGAGAAGTTTGTTAGGTAGCATTAATTTCACGCGGAGATAATATTGTATAATTGCGCAGTAGCCAAAGACCATTTCTGGAGGTGTTATTAAGGACAAACAGATGTTCATCAAGTTCACAGGCCCAAACTCAAGTGTGGAGATTCTAAACGTAGAGTTTGTGTAAACCGATGAGTATTTTAAGTTCTCAAGTGTCAGAGATTCTAAACGTAGATATTGTCCGTCTATAATCAGGATCTATCGCGAAGATAGACATAGGATTATGCATTCGAATGGTTGAGAGAAATGAAGTTGTTAGAATACTAATAGTAGATCCTGAAAGGGTATACGTCTAATACCTTGAGGTTTTAGAGCCATTTATCTCTTAACATGGTATCATACCGGTGAGAGGACTCAGGTTATAGATGGAAAACACTTAGATTAATGCATGCCAACAACAAAACCAAGTCGGATTTAGATGCTCATGCTCATATTTCGCTATTAGGGTCCCCGGAGTGTTAAATTTAAGCAGATTTTAGGCTTAATCACAAAAGTACTGACTTTGCAAATGCAGCCTTCTGACAAAATTTCATATTCATTATACAAGACAAAGCATTTAACTTTTTTATCAAGCAATTAAAAGAAGACAAAGCATTGAAAACTAGGCATTGAAATCATAGCACGAGAGATGTTTTTTCTAGCAAGTGAGTTTACTGGTCAGGTAACTTCATGCTTTTTTAGTAGCATGAAAATGAAGACACAGAAATAGTTACTCATGAATGAAAGACTGCCTATTTATGAAAGTGTTCAAATTTACTGTATTCAGTAAAACACTTACTGAGCTCAGAGTTCATTTTCATGCATTACAGCTAAGATTTCATTTTCCTCTACAAAATCATTGAACTCTTTTCTCCTAGAGTAGGTGGTGAATGCAAAATAATCCCCAGTGACAGAGAGAAAATTATATTTTGACTCTCTGGAAGGTTACTCTGCATGGGAGAGTGAGGTTGAGGTTGACTCCATGCCGGTTTAAACTCTTTTCTCCTAGAGTAGGTGGTGAATGCAAAATAATCCCCAGTGACAGAGAGAAAATTATATTTTGACTCTCTGGAAGGTTACTCTGCATGGGAGAGTGAGGTTGAGGTTGACTCCATGCCGGTTTAAACTCTTTTCTCCTAGAGTAGGTGGTGAATGCAAAATAATCCCCAGTGACAGAGAGAAAATTATATTTTGACTCTCTGGAAGGTTACTCTGCATGGGAGAGTGAGGTTGAGGTTGACTCCATGCCGGTTTAAATTCTGGTTCCGTCACTGCATGTAGGCGCCATAATGAGTCATAATGTTATAATGAGTCATAATGTTTCTAATGACACTGATGAGTAATAATCCAACTGTATCTACATTTTCATGTGCGagtgaaacaagaaaatgctaGTTCGAGAAAGAGCAGAAAGATATGGCTGCCAGCATGTGATCCATTTTTTGAAGTGTTGAAAACAATAGAGCAGTTTCCGGAATAAAGCATTGATTGAAAGGAGGGGGCTTCTGAGATGTATTACTCCTATGAACCTTATCGTCATTCAATTCTATTGTCCCAAAATTGATcaattttaaaaggatagacgATGGTCCCATGAGCAAATCTAAAGTAGTTGTTCTGTATTTAATCATCTCCATCCCTTGTAGTCTATTTCGCTTTCTTTAGATAATGTGTATTGACTTTTTTGGTGAAAGAGAGAGAAGATATTGATTAAGAAGTATTTATTTAATGATACTTTTTATGTTATTTAAAATATGGTATATACAAAATTTTGTATATGATATAATGAATTTAATGACTTTTATGATTTTTTGTACGAGTGCACATATTTTAAATCAAACTGAAAATTAAGAATTAGATATGTCAAATtgttaataaaaattattttgtaGAGTAGTCTAAGCTTCGAATTCAAATAACAATATAAGTAACtcttaattaaaatattataatcgAAACACATGATTTACCTACTTGGATCATATATATCTATAGTTTTTTCGAATCCTATTCACTTGAAAAAATTCATGAACCTACTTATATTAAAACTTAGTTTAGTGGTTTAAATTATCCAAGAAAGCTATTTAATGATTTCACATGTCTAACtaatgtaaatatttattttactaAAATTAAATTACAATATATATTCGAGAATAATTTTTCAGATATACTTACTTATTGTTACAAAATGTAAATAATAAAGTactaaaaattaatataaaataattaataataattattaaaaaaaaagatATATGATCTTTTTAAAATTCAGCCAAACGATGACTCTATAGCCTATATACGAGGACAAAAGGCAAGTCAAGCAGGCATATAATATATTTTTCGGTCACATTTTAAGTGAGTGCGAGATAGTCAAAATTAGGCGCAATTTTAAGATAATCACATGAAATAAGGAAGATAAGAATAAATAGCTATAATTCTTAAATGTGTGGttgtaaaaattataataaatattttaaaatataaatccCTTTAACTTTTACGCACTTTAAAATGTATAAAAATTATAGTTCCgcataattttttataaaaaaattcttGAATTAAAATTTAGTCTGTATACTTttattacaaaaaaaatataatttttttatttgtgaAAATATCCTTTTTATCAAAGTGAGTACTATAACTAGTAGGTTGATTTAGTTTGATGTTTGTTACAAATTAGGAGTATCGTCAAGAAGGAAGTACTCCCTCTGTTTCATTTTAATAGTCGCTTGACTTTTTTGCACTTATTTCTAGAAACTTTGATcgtatagttaaaataataatattttttcaaattttcttttcttgaataaaaatatataagttaaacttttatttataatttttttttaaaaaataataatttttacaATGCGGTCAATGCATTGAGATGTGTACAGAAAAATTTAGAGATAAATAAAAAGAAACGGAGGGAGTAAATAGTTTTGTGAAAGTCGAGAAGAGTGTTTAATGATGTATAGGGACAATGTGACCGAGCCAGATTTTGATCAGTTTTAAATGAGCAGAAAATAATCAAGACACGCTTAATAATCAGATCGCATTATGCCAGTACTGTGCTAGTAAGAATTTACAACCTGTACATACAAATGTAGTTCGGACACCCACATGGCATTTATGACCTTGTATTGACAAATTTAACACATTGAATGCTTTTACGTGACAACCAAGTCAATGCAGTAATATGCGGcctaagagcaagtccaatgATGAGCTAAAAATAGGTGTAACTATTGCTATAATATAACACAAAAAAATGGTTTTTGGTGCTAAAATAATATCACATCTTCAATGATTGGTGCTATATCTTGTGCCAAATTTAACCAACTCTCAACTACCCTATTATTTTAAACATAAATTCAACCACCTACATtcaatatattatttttttattcattTCCCTCCACTTTTTTACTTTTTGATGAGGTGGCAATTATAGCTATTGCTATAGTTTGTGCTAAATATAGCACCAACTATTGCAATATGCTATTTTAGCACAAAGTTTAGCACACCATTGGagttgaattttttttattttgagcTCTAATATAGATATAGCATAAGATATAGCTCAccattggacttgctctaaggTGACTAATACTTGTTCGCGACAAAAATAGTTTACGGCTgagaatttttaaaataagtaacttataatttaaaataaataagtgatTTTTAATGATAAATAGATTAATACTTATAAATtttataagtgtttggataattttgcTTATATggcataattttttttacttaaataaaataaagtaaataatttttaaatataattatcttaattcatgaatcttaaattaaattaacatttaaaaatatttattttaaaatcaaagttAATGAAAAAGAGAAGTATCAAAATAAGTTAGAAAAAAAGTATTTTGGTATTAACATTAAATTTATCAGTTTATAAGTTAAAATTTTAACTTATAAATTAGGTCGACAAATATTCCTTGATAAGTTACTACAGGCTTATAAAAGATAAGCCCCTTATAAGTAAGATGCGAAACACACCCATAATATGACTACGGAAAAATGGAGAAAAGGAAAAGGTCATGAATATATAAAAAATTGTTATAAAATACCGGCTATAGTAACAATAAAAGAGCTGCTAAAAGAACTACTATATTTGATCGGAGAGAGAGCAAGATGAGTAAGAGCAGAGAAAGAATGCTCGGGTGCCATTCTCATTCACAAATTCAAGTTATATT is a window of Apium graveolens cultivar Ventura chromosome 11, ASM990537v1, whole genome shotgun sequence DNA encoding:
- the LOC141696646 gene encoding GDSL esterase/lipase At5g45670-like, coding for MGFEMKKWLCLCMITVLNFHSGAMAQPQVPCYFIFGDSLVDNGNNNQIASLARANYLPYGIDFPAGPSGRFSNGKTTVDVIAELLGFDDYIRPYAQARGQDILRGVNYASAAAGIREETGQQLGGRISFGGQVNNYRNTVSQVVNLLGDENSAGDYLSKCIYSIGLGSNDYLNNYFMPQLYSTSRRYNVQQYADVLLQQYKQQLVTLYNYGARKFALIGVGQVGCSPSELAQNSPDGSTCVERINVANEIFNRGLISLVDELNQNQPDSRFTYINAYGIFQDLISRPAVFGFTVTNAGCCGVGRNNGQITCLPFQTPCANRDQHVFWDAFHPTEAANIVIGRRSYAAESPTDSYPYDIRRLAQL